The Coffea arabica cultivar ET-39 chromosome 9c, Coffea Arabica ET-39 HiFi, whole genome shotgun sequence nucleotide sequence cattgtaaatgttccttgaattattgataatccatatttactgttttgcaaatgttgtagttgtttccggatttatcatttgatatgacatcattgaaatgaactattgtgaaaccgatttgattactgattttaatggttactcgctgagcttctagctcacccccaaaaatgttttatttcccccccccacagggctcaaggcgaagaaaagcttggagtgcttattcacgtgactggatggcttatatcgtgtatagtttaagtttggatctattttatgtacgagttggtcttgtataaatatttgaaattgatatggatgtaagtatacgttccacgattggaatcagtttccgctgcatttgtaatatgtaacaattggagaatttgatgtaattttgagatttatattgtaattgggttgaggactgtagtgagcgactgagtcccggcgagagctgggcaggcggcccgccgaaccctctggttcgccctagggggaggtggggctgtcacagtgaTCTTTAATCCTTGCTTTTATGGTGTTATATTAAGTATTTAAAGGTTTGAGGGTAAACTAGAAGTTGTATGGATGCTTCCTATGGCTAAATCTCTTGAATTAGTAAAGTGGTAGTTGGGTTGGTTAAGTGgcctaccatgtgtttgattaattgttaaagctttgattcATGGTTTTAGTTAGAGTTAACACTTGGTATGTTGGTtaagaggaaaacaatgaaaggatgaagcaagaaaagtagTGGTATGCACTCACTACAAGAAATATATTTTCAGTGACAAAAATTTATGTGACAACAAAAATCTTGTCACAGATAACCTAATTCAGTGATGACATTAGGTGTCATCACAGATGAGTACAGCACAAGCATAATCAGTGACAGCATTGGAAGTTGTCATTCTCAACTCGTCACGAAATAGTTGGAGCGCATTTCATTTGATGCCGCGGGAAATGATTTTATGACAACTTAAGTAAAGTCGTCACAAACGCTCTCTCTACAGTGACAACATAACTTGTTGTCATTGAAAGTCTACCCGGTTCcaattttgtgacaactttttgcGTCACTGTATGCTACAGTATTTTCATCAActttcactaattctactatgacaccctaattttattatttagcctccaattcttttatattagcaaAAGCACCGAAGATATGGCACCCTAATTATATAATTTAACCCCTATTCATTATGTattaacaaaatgcaaatgatataataacaaactatttttagatatttgtaatttttgctaagttgacataatagacatgtctgagcataaaaaatttttcatgaattgtttattattacttataacaacccccaaaaatcaataactgaaataatttgaaaaagtgtaattgaatataatttgtaGTCTAATGTTAGGACTGTGAAATATTAGTATAACGTGTAAGACATcataagtaataattattttcatgTGGAATGGGTATAtatgaaattaaaattattcagtaaaatatctgtcgtgcaataagattgagagttgtaacatatttaacagaatatttgattacatgtttcttttaatttattataaaaactaagtaatagacaaagagtaggataagcatgagtaagaagtgctatactgtatataagcaattctatagtattttcatcaaatttcactaattctactatggcaccctaattttattatttagccCCCAATTCTTTTATATGAGCAAAAGCACCGAAgatatgacaccctaattttataatttagcccctattcattacgtattagcaaaatgcaaatgatataataacaaaccatttttagatatttgtaatttttgctaaGTTGACATAATAGACATGTCTGAGCATAAAAATTTTTTCACGAATTGTTTATTATTCCTtataacaacccccaaaaatcaataactgaaataatttgaaaaagtgtaattgaatataatttgtagtcgaatgttagcactgtgaaagattagtataacgtgtaatacatcatgagtaataattattttcatatggaatgggtatatacgaaattaaaattattcagtAAAACATCTGTTGTGCAATAAGATTGAGAGTTGCCACACATTTAACATaatatttgattacatgtttcttttaatttattataaaaactaagtaatagacAAAGAGTAGTATAAGCATGAGTAAGAAGTGCTATACTGTATATAAGTGATTCTATGCATGTTAAACATGTTTTATTGTGTAAGTTTTATTGTAAGGTAAtttcttaaataatttgtatattgAGTTGTCCAAACCCAAAAAGATGTATATAGACACAAACaagtacacatatatatacatgcacaaaaaagaaaccaatatcaaataatttatttgatatttatagatgagattaaggaaaaaaaaagagattaagtatgaaaaaagaaacctgaaaaaaaaatttggctaaaaaaaaaagaaaaaagatgtatGAAGCTAAAGGCGTGAATCCTGGAATCTCAAAGACGTGCTtagatgccaaaaaaaaaagagcgccAGTCTGAAATCTGAAAGAGGCGCGAGGTGGGTGGCTGAAATCTCTACAAAACGGCGTCGTTTTTGGTTGTTCACACACAAACAAAAGTCTCGCCGCTTCTCTCTTCCAACACTTAGACAAATTTCATTCTCAGTCTTTCCTTCCTATGGTGAACTAACCCTTCCTTCCCGTAGATTCGAAATGCCGCTCGCCACCGTTAGCCGCTGAAGTCCGCCGCTATCCACCACCATCAGCCGCTGAAGTTCGCTGCTACCCAGCAACTTGAGCTTTATTCTTCAGCCTTTCCTTCACCACTGACGATGACCCTTTCTCCCCTCTATTGACCCGCAACCGCGTCGAAATGCCGCTCACCACCATTAACCGCTGAAGTCCGCCGCTATCCACCACCATCAGCCGCTGAAGTCCGAGCTATCCAGCACCATAATTTATTCTTCAGCATTTCCTTCACCACTGACGATAGCCTTTTCTCCCCTCTATTGACCCGCAACCGCATCGAGCTCTTTAGCACCAGCAAATCCGAGGCAATTGGGGAAAGCTTTACATTTCTCAGGTAAGTTCAACTGAAGTTTGTTCTTTGTTCTTCATTTCCTTGCCATTTTCGAACCTACATTTTAATTTTCCCCTGTTTTTGTTAGCTCATTATCCAATGGCTTCTGTCCTGCCCCCGAAAGGCTTCATTTCCTTGCCATTATCCGAGGCAATTTGGGCTTCTGAAATATTGCATTTTACATATTACTTTTCTTGATATATGATACTGATTTCATGGCTTTTTATATGAATTTTCATATTACTTTTATGGCTGCTTTTCATATGACTTGTAGCCTTAATTTTTGAAAAGGCTAGTTAACAAATTATTCTCTTTAGTTTGATATTAGAAAAGTATTTTGTACTAAAGGCTGATGTGTTTATATCTAGGACATGGATAAAACTTGGATGAAGATTAGCAATAGGAAGGACAAGGCTTATGAACTCGGAGTCAAAAATTTCCTCAAGTTTGCATATtctcaaaaagttgaaaatcagaaaatcccaTGCCCATGTACACAATGCAATAATTTTTGTAACCAAACTAAAACAGTTGTGGAGGATCATTTATTGACTCAAGGCATTCGTAAAAGCTACACAAGATGGATACACCATGGGGAACAATTTCGACACCAAAATTGTGGGGATAGTACTGAACATGGGGATGGAGAAGAGGATAGTGATACTGAAGATTTAAATGACATGTTGCACGACATTGGAACAGCACAATGGGGGGACAATTGGGCTGGTAGGGAAGAATCAACGGATGATAGTCTAAATGCGAATCATAGTGACACAGATAACTTTCTTAAATTGTTAGAAGATGCAAAAAAGGAACTGTATCCAGGGAATCATTTTTACTCAAAGCTATCCTTTGTAGTCACTTTGCTCCATTTGAAAACAATGAGCGGGTGGACTATAAAGTCCTTCAATgcattgctggaaatttttagtCATGCACTACCTCCTGAAGCCACAGTTCCCAAGTCTTTTGCTGATGCTAAGAAGCTCATTCGAGACTTAGGTTTTAAATCTGAAAAAATCCATGCTTGTGTCAATGATTGTGTTCTCTTCCGtaaggaaaatgaaaatttagacACTTGTCCAAATCTAAATTGTAAAGAACCTCGCTATAAGATGGAAGGTTCAAGAGTTCTACGCAAAGTTTTGCGTTACTTTCCTTTGAAGCCTAGGCTGCAACAATTATATACCCACAAAGAAATAGCTTCAGATATGAGATGGCATAAAGAAAAGTGTGTGCATGATGATAACATCATGCGGCATCCAGCAGACAGTGAAGTATGGAAACACTTTGATAGGTTGCATCCGGACTTCGCCGTTGATCCTAGAAATGTGAGGTTAGGTCTTGCAACTGATGGTTTCAATCCTTTTGGAACCATGAGTAGTGCTTATAGTATCTGGCCTATTTATCTAGTGCCATACAATCTGCCCCCTTGGAAGTGTATGAGagatcctttctttttcctatcAATACTAATACCTGGGCCTAAATCCCCGGGAAATGAGATTGCTGTTTACATGGAGCCTCTAATAGATGAACTGAATGAAATGTGGCTTGGTGTTGAAACATATGATGCATATAGTGGCAAGAAATTTGACCTCCGGGCAGCTTTACTATGGACTATAAATGATTTTCCAGCTTATGCAATGCTGTCCAGATGGAGTACGAAAGGGTATCAAGCATGTCCTATTTGCATGGTTGAGACAACTTGCGTACATTTACCACACCGAAAAAAGTTGTGTTACACAGGTCATCGCCGCTTCTTACCCATTGACCATTCTTGGCGGCGAGAAAAAAAACCCTTCGATGGCAATGTGGACTTTAGGAATCCTGTTGCACCTTTATctggaaatgaaattttggatcaGGTACAAAATATGGAGGTAAATTTTGGGAAGACTAAGGTGCAATCCAATGCAAAGAAACGCAAGCGTTCTGAGAGTGGTTTGAATTGGACAAAGAAAAGTTGTGTCTTTGAGTTACCATATTGGGCAGACCTCTTTCTTAGGCATAATTTGGATTTAATGCATGTGTCAAAAAAATGTCTCAGAGGCTGTCATTGCCACAATTATGGATATTGAAAACAAAACCAAAGACCACTGGTTGTGTCGTCAAGATTTGAAGGATTTGGGTTTGAAAAAAGAGCTACATTTGATTCCAAATGGCGACTCTTATATCATGCCATATGCCTGTTACAGCCTAAccaaggaggagaaaaaaaaagtatgtgAGTTCTTGAATTCTGTCAAATATCCAGATGGGTTTGCCTCAAACATTTGCCGATGTATAAAGAATGGCTAGTTTCAAATTTCTGGAATGAAAAGTCATGACTTCCACATTTTTATACAAAGGCTACTCCCACTTGCAATCCGTGGAAGTTCAACAAAAGAAGTTCGGCAAGTGCTATTCGAATTAAGTGAATTCTTCAAAAAATTATGTGCTAGAACATTACATAGAGAGGTTCTGGAGGAGTTAGGCCAAAAAATTGTAGTCATCTTATGTAAATTAGAGAGGTTGTTCCCTCCAGCTTTCTTCGATATAATGATGCACTTGATGGTTCACTTGCTTGCTGAAGCTATCCTTGGCGGTCCAGCTCAATATCGTTGGATGTTCCCATTTGAGAGGTAGAGAGTTGTACATATAATcttgtaagttttttttttttattaaagacCACTGCAATCttctaatttcttttattttcctttgagaaaGACATATGGCAGTGCTCAAAAGTTATGTTGGGAATAAGGCCCGGCCAGAGGGATGCATTGCTGAGCGGTACATAGATAAAGAATGCTTGACATTCTGCTCTATGTACCTAGACAATATTGATACGATATTCAACAAGCCTGAATGAAACAATGATAGGGGATATAATACTGGTGAATTGTCCATTTTTTCATGCCCTGGTCGTGCATTTGAAGGGCCCAAAAGGGGCAATTTCCTTGACTCAGAGCTGGaaaaaattcatacatttataTTGAACAATTGTGATGAGCTTGAGGACTATATAAAGTAAGCTTTTAATGTTAATTAAAGCTTGTATCTTTATTCTATATTTTGATATGTTCATAAAAAATTTATGGGTTTATTGTTTTTGTCTATAGTGCGCATAAAATGGAGTTGGAGGCAGAGAGTGCTGAAAATATGGACCAAAGGCACGATAGAGAATTTACAAAATGGGTTAAACAGCGTGTATGTTTGTAGTGTCATTTGGACAGCCTACTTTTTTTATCTCTAATACAATAAATTACTGATTTAGGTGAAATTGTCCTTACTAGGTTATGTATGGCAGCGAGGCTTCCAATGGCAAGCTTCGAGCATTAGCATTTGGGCTAGACAACCGAGTTTACATGTATACGGGCTACATGGTTAATGGGTATAGGTTTCACACGAAAAATCGGGAAAGGCAAAGAAAGACTCAAAACAGTGGTATTGTAGTTAGAGGTGAGCATGGTAACAATATGATCGATTTTTATGGTGTGATACAACAAATTATTGAAGTAGGATACTGGctcgggaaaaaaaaaggttatagTATTCAAGTGTGACTGGTGGAAAACCGATGATAGTGCTGGGATGCAAGTGGACAAATAATGGGGTATCATAAGTGTCAATTCGTCCAGAAAATGGTATGAAGACCAACCATATGTCGTCCCTCAACATGTCCAACAAGTCTTTTATCTTGAAGACTTGAAATTAAGCAAAAACTGGTTTGTCGTCGAGAGGTTCAGTCCAAGGCACTTGTATGATGTTCCTGAAGATTTAGAAAAAGAATCAATTGTTGAGAAAATATATCAAGAAGAAGCAACTGGGGATTTCACTATTATAATAGACCTCGACAATCCACCATTACTTTCAAGAGAAGACAATGAGATACCGAAGGCTGTACCTTCATCCATTGTACATGTTGAGAAGTCAAAAAATAGCTCAAATGGCACCTTTGAAGACTTCattaatgatgatgatgaagtgAATGAACATGAGTCTAACAATGAGGAAGACGAAGAGGAGATTCTTAGTGATAATGACATCGATTCGGAATAGGTGAAATTGATGAGGACTACATGACACTAAGTTTAATCTCTTTAACTCCGGCTAACTAGTTTTTATTCCTAAATTATACTATGCTGTAACACTAACTTCTTGTTACTTTTAAATGGTTGGACCAGGAAAGCGAGGCCAAATGCTGCAGAGAAAAGCTCAAGGTGCACAGCAGCCTGCAATACCTAATTCAGTTGGAAGCAATCAACCAAGAAGTGCATCCAAGAGTATCCTCAGATAATGCAATATCTGTCACTCCAACTTCTTCACCTAGAGAAATTGCTAGTGAGAGTAGGATGATACACCCTCAGACATCTGAGTCTCGTGCATCCGGAGAAAATGAGACTATTCCAGTTTCGGATAAGCAAGAAAATGGTAAGTTAGACTTCATTTTCACGGCTGAAATTAAAAACCAAGTTTCTATTTCATGACTGACTTTGTTAATGTGGTCAAAGTAATGTATGGACTGATATTTGTTAATAGCTATGCTGCTGTCAGCAAGAAGAAGAGGACGTACACGAAATCTatcattataaaaaaaaagggaggctAATGAAACGCTCAccattgaaattgatgattgtaTTTGGCGGATTGTTGGGAAGGATTCTCAATACTTCATCACAGAAGGGGGTTGTGTTGTTAGGAAGGCTGCTAGGCTTAATGTTCCAAAGTGGTCCCATCTCAATCCCGGTGACCGAGAAGGCATATGCAGCACGGTTATGGTATTTGTTGACCTGCTAATACTCTAATTTCATCCAGAAAGTATGAGAAATTTTACTGCTTTAGATTTGCACTACTTTTGCACTCAAATCTTCCTTAGATTTAATATGTCATTTTCACATAGATTTGCTTGGTTTTAAGTAGATTGCACTGTTATTGTAGCATGACTTTCGATTTCCAGAGCACATCACCTCAAAAACTACTATTAATAGGCAGTTAAACACACAATAGCGAAACCATCGATATCGGCTTCACAAGTATTTCCAGAGTTTTGAATCAAGGCAAGAAGCATTGAGGCAAGTTCCTAGAGGTGTGAGTGAAGAAGATTGGAAGTGGCTGGTCAGCTActttgaaaatgatgaatttaaGGTTAGCTTGTCAAAATAACCTATCCTTTtattaaatttcagatttcactTCACAAATTTGCTAATCTTTGTCAGttaaaattttcactaatttgTGGCAGAAAATTAGTGAACGTAACAAGCAAAATCGTGCCAAAAATGACTGCCACACTACTGTTGGCACAAAATCGCTTGCAAGAGTTGTTGAGGAAAAGGTGATCTGAAACCCAGCCAACACTTGTACATGTACATCCTTTTTGTTATATgactgaaaatgaaaaaattgaaaatttggacagaaaaggaaagaagatgtCGAGCTTTCAGAGATAGACATGTTTGAGTTAAGTCGAAAGTCAAAGAAGTTAGGGGGGCTGGTAAATGACAAAGCAAAAGAGACCTTAGTGAGCTGTTTCACTTGGATAATGGATTTTTAAATTATTGACATCCATTCCAGCTACATAATGATCATATTTTTTACTTACCTAGGACAAAATGAGGGAATTGCAGGCTACAACTTCAATGACTAGCAAGGAAATATGCGAGCAAGAACTTGGTTACATACCTGGACACATCCGCGGTCGTAGTGCAACCAAGAAGCAAGCTGCTGAGGTAGAACACTGGAGGCATGAGATTGAGGACAGCTGAAAAAGAGCAGATGAAGCAGAAAAACGAGCTGCAGAAGTAACTCAACAATTCACTGCTCAGCAAGAGTTGATTAAGACCTTGCAACAGCAACAAACAGAAACAAGAAGCCTGTATGATGAGTTAGCTAACCAGCTGAAAGACTTGCGCAAATAAGCAACTTCTGTGTCAGGTATAAATAAATTGTTTGCTCTTCATAGTTATTACAATTGAGGCACTTGAATTCTGGTTCTACAAAATAGAGATTCATTTTTAATACAATTGGGTTGCTTGATGTCAATTTAGTTGCTTGATGGCACTTGAAATCTGGttccaccaaatctgattcctGTTTAATGCAATTGAGTTGCTTGAGGCTGATTTAGGTGCTTGAAATCTTGTTCATGTTTAATTACAGCCATTGAGGTGCTGGAtgttgcaaccaaaactttagTGTTTTTAAAACAAAGGTGTTTGAATGTTGGGATGTATTCCACTTTTTTCTTTGTCGAACTCATCTAAATTTTTCTgtatcagaattttttttttgtgctaaggaaaaagaggcacctgtgattgtgtgtgtgtgtgtgtgttttttttttcttgatatacTGTGTGGTTCACGATCATCTAGGCTCTCAATGATTTTAGgattttattgttgttattGCATATGTATTTGTGAACATGCAGATATTTATTGTGTTTGTATTGTTATTCTATATTTCACAGAATATACATTCAATGTCTTATTTGCTAtaatttcactttatttttGTGTTAAGCAATTTAACTAGATTGCTATAATTTCAAATTAGAGTGACATTAGTTTTTATAATATGGTGCCTATCTAGAAGTATAGTTCCAGTTTTAACACCAGTGCTCATTGCTTCAATTTTGGTAACGTGTAGGTTCTAACACGATTCCCAAGAAAAAGAAGCCAGTCATTGCtgtgaagatgatttttgatttGAAGACTACAAGGCCTATCGTGCTCATGTTTTGTTCTAGATGGGAATCGTGCTCATATTTTTGTATAAA carries:
- the LOC113708461 gene encoding uncharacterized protein, which produces MDKTWMKISNRKDKAYELGVKNFLKFAYSQKVENQKIPCPCTQCNNFCNQTKTVVEDHLLTQGIRKSYTRWIHHGEQFRHQNCGDSTEHGDGEEDSDTEDLNDMLHDIGTAQWGDNWAGREESTDDSLNANHSDTDNFLKLLEDAKKELYPGNHFYSKLSFVVTLLHLKTMSGWTIKSFNALLEIFSHALPPEATVPKSFADAKKLIRDLGFKSEKIHACVNDCVLFRKENENLDTCPNLNCKEPRYKMEGSRVLRKVLRYFPLKPRLQQLYTHKEIASDMRWHKEKCVHDDNIMRHPADSEVWKHFDRLHPDFAVDPRNVRLGLATDGFNPFGTMSSAYSIWPIYLVPYNLPPWKCMRDPFFFLSILIPGPKSPGNEIAVYMEPLIDELNEMWLGVETYDAYSGKKFDLRAALLWTINDFPAYAMLSRWSTKGYQACPICMVETTCVHLPHRKKLCYTGHRRFLPIDHSWRREKKPFDGNVDFRNPVAPLSGNEILDQVQNMEVNFGKTKVQSNAKKRKRSESEAVIATIMDIENKTKDHWLCRQDLKDLGLKKELHLIPNGDSYIMPYACYSLTKEEKKKVCEFLNSVKYPDGTLHREVLEELGQKIVVILCKLERLFPPAFFDIMMHLMVHLLAEAILGGPAQYRWMFPFERHMAVLKSYVGNKARPEGCIAERYIDKECLTFCSMYLDNIDTIFNKPE